The Leisingera daeponensis DSM 23529 genome includes the window CGTGATGGCCGAGAGCGAGGACGCCGAGCTGATGACGCTGGCGGTCGACAGCGTGGTTGCCGCGGTTGAGGCGGCTGTTGCCGAGTAATTGAGGGGACGTTCAGCCCCCTTTGCCGAACAGCCGGCTCAGCCTGCCGAACTGGCTGAGGCCGAGGCCGCCCAGGATCATCACCATCGCCAGCAGCATCGAGGGCGGCAGCTCCTCGCCCAGGAAGATGGCGCCCAGCACCACCGCCCAGACCGGAACCTGGTAGTTGGTGAGGGTCATGAAGGTCGGCCCGGCCTCGCGCACCACGATCACCCGCAGCAGATTGGCCGCGGCGGTGGGAATCAGGCCGAGGATGGCGGCAATCACCAGCGTCTTCGTGTCCGGCATCACCGGCGCGCCTTCAGCTGCCCAGGCGGCCGGGAAGATGACGAAGCAGCCGATCACCAGCAGGATGGCCGCCAGCCCCACCGGGTCCACTGGCGGCAGGCGGCGGGTCAGGATCGAGCTGACCGAATAACACGCCGCCGCCGACAGGCAGGCGGCGCGGCCATAGGCTTCCAGTTCAGCGCCGCTGGTTTCAAACGCCTTGCCGCCGATCAGCAGCGCAACACCGGCAAAGCCGATGGCAAAACCAACCAAGCGGCGCAGGGTCATCTGCTCACCCGGCACAAAGACATGCGCCAGCGGCAGCACCATCAGCGGGATCGCCGCCATGCTGACGCCTGTAAAGCCGGAGGAGACATGCTGCTGCCCCCAGGAAATCAGCATGAAGGGCAGGGCGGTGCTGAGGATGCCGATGATCACCAGCGAGGGCCAGCTGGTCTCGCCCCGGAACAGCTTGAACCCGCGCCAGCCCCAGACCGCACAGAGCAGGAGCGCGGCAAAACCGATCCGGCTGGCCGCCAGCCAGAATGGGGTGGTGCCGTCCAGCGCCAGCTTGATCAGCAGAAAGGTTCCGCCCCAGACAAAGCCCAGGGTGGCGATCATCAGCCAGTAGCGCGGTGCGATGTCGGGCATGGGACCCTCTTGCCGTTCACGTCGCGACAAGACCCCGCCGGGCGGGCGGGGTCAATGGCAATTGCTTTGTTATCTATCGAACAGTTTGCGGTTCAGGCAATGCGCGGGCGGCGGCTGCGGCTGAGGAGGAGGCCGCCAAGGATCAGCGCCAGCGCGGCAAACAACTGCGGCGGCAGGGTTTCGCCCAAAAGGGCTGCGCCGAAGATCACCGACCAGACCGGCACCTGGTAGTTCACGGTGGACAGGAACGCCGGGCCTGCGCTGCGGGCGACCTGCACCAGCAGCACCTGGGCCAGGGCAGTTGGCAAGAGGCCAAGGTAGATGACGGCGGCGAGCGGCAGGGCAGCGGGCAGCTCAGGCACGCCTTCAGCCCAGAGCGCGGCGGGGGTCATCATGGCAGCTCCGCACAGCAGTGCTGCGGCAGAGAGCGACAGCATGTTCACCTGCGGGCAGAGGCGGGTGATGATCGAGCCGATGGCATAACACAGCGACGCGCCCAGGCAGGCCAGGCGGGCGAGCGATTCAAAATCCGTCCCGGCAGAGCGGAAGGCGTCGAGCCCGATCAGCACCACCACGCCGGCAAAGCCAATGAGGAAGCTGATGGTGCGGCGCAGGGTCATATGCTCGCCCGGCACCAGAAGATGCGCCAGCGGCAGCACAAACAGCGGCACCACCGCCATGCAGACCCCGGCAAAGCCGCTGGCGACATAAGTTTGTCCCCAGCTGAGCAGAGTGAAGGGCAGGGCGTTCGTGAAGAACCCCATCCCGGCGGCGCAGGCCCAGATGATCCGGCCCTCTCGCGCGCGCAGCGACGGAAGGCCGACGCCCATGGCATAGACGACGGCCAGCAGGCAGATCGCGCCGATCAAGATGCGGAGCGCGGCGATGGTCATCGGGGGAAAGCCCCGCAGCGCCAGTGACACCGCCATGAAGGAAGCACCCCAGATCACGCCGAGGAACAGCAGCTTGGCCCAATTGGCGGCACCGGGGGAATGGTTCATCTTTGTCTCCTGTATCGCCCGGCTGCACACCCGCTCAGGGTCCGGCGCTGCCCTTGGCGCATCACATGAAGTTCTCCGCATTCGGGCATATTGTTCAACGAAATTAAGATTGCGCGAATAGGAGTGCTGACGAAAAAGGGCGCCCCGAAATCGGAGCGCCCTGCAGAGGTAAGGTCAGCGGAGGGTTCCGCGGGCGCCTTAGTTCTTCTCTTTGTCGACCATCTTGCCGGCCGAGATCCACGGCATCATGCCGCGCAGCTTGGCGCCGGTTTCCTCGATCAGGTGCTCGTCGTTGGCACGGCGGGAGGCCTTCAGGGTGGGCTGGCCAACCTGGTTCTCCAGCATGAAGTCGCGGACGAAGCGGCCGGACTGGATGTCCTGCAGAACCTCTTTCATGCGCGCCTTGGTCTCGTCGTACTTCAGGATGCGCGGGCCGGTGACGTACTGGCCGTACTCGGCAGTGTTGGAGATCGAGTAGTCCATGTTGGCGATGCCGCCTTCATAGATCAGGTCAACGATCAGCTTCACTTCGTGCAGACACTCGAAATAGGCCATTTCCGGGGCATAGCCGGCCTCGACCAGGGTCTCGAAACCGCAGCGGATCAGTTCAACCAGGCCGCCGCAGAGAACGGCCTGCTCGCCGAACAGGTCGGTTTCGCATTCTTCGCGGAAGTTGGTTTCGATGATGCCGGAGCGGCCGCCGCCGATGGCGGAGCAGTAGGACAGGCCGGTTTCCAGCGCCTTGCCGGTGGCGTCGGTGTGAACCGCGACCAGGCAGGGCACGCCGCCGCCTTTGGTGTATTCGCCGCGCACGGTGTGGCCCGGGCCCTTGGGCGCCATCATGATGACGTCAACGCCTTCTTTCGGCTCGATCAGGCCGAAGTGGACGTTCAGGCCGTGGGCGAACGCGATGGCTGCGCCCGGACGGATGTTGTCGTGGACGTATTTCTTGTAGGTCTCTGCCTGCAGTTCGTCGGGCATGGTGAACATGATCACGTCGCACCAGGCCGCTGCTTCTGCGATGCCC containing:
- a CDS encoding DMT family transporter encodes the protein MPDIAPRYWLMIATLGFVWGGTFLLIKLALDGTTPFWLAASRIGFAALLLCAVWGWRGFKLFRGETSWPSLVIIGILSTALPFMLISWGQQHVSSGFTGVSMAAIPLMVLPLAHVFVPGEQMTLRRLVGFAIGFAGVALLIGGKAFETSGAELEAYGRAACLSAAACYSVSSILTRRLPPVDPVGLAAILLVIGCFVIFPAAWAAEGAPVMPDTKTLVIAAILGLIPTAAANLLRVIVVREAGPTFMTLTNYQVPVWAVVLGAIFLGEELPPSMLLAMVMILGGLGLSQFGRLSRLFGKGG
- a CDS encoding DMT family transporter is translated as MNHSPGAANWAKLLFLGVIWGASFMAVSLALRGFPPMTIAALRILIGAICLLAVVYAMGVGLPSLRAREGRIIWACAAGMGFFTNALPFTLLSWGQTYVASGFAGVCMAVVPLFVLPLAHLLVPGEHMTLRRTISFLIGFAGVVVLIGLDAFRSAGTDFESLARLACLGASLCYAIGSIITRLCPQVNMLSLSAAALLCGAAMMTPAALWAEGVPELPAALPLAAVIYLGLLPTALAQVLLVQVARSAGPAFLSTVNYQVPVWSVIFGAALLGETLPPQLFAALALILGGLLLSRSRRPRIA
- the ilvC gene encoding ketol-acid reductoisomerase, with the protein product MRVYYDRDCDVNLIKDKKVAILGYGSQGHAHALNLRDSGAKNLVVALREGSPSAKKAEGEGLQVMGIAEAAAWCDVIMFTMPDELQAETYKKYVHDNIRPGAAIAFAHGLNVHFGLIEPKEGVDVIMMAPKGPGHTVRGEYTKGGGVPCLVAVHTDATGKALETGLSYCSAIGGGRSGIIETNFREECETDLFGEQAVLCGGLVELIRCGFETLVEAGYAPEMAYFECLHEVKLIVDLIYEGGIANMDYSISNTAEYGQYVTGPRILKYDETKARMKEVLQDIQSGRFVRDFMLENQVGQPTLKASRRANDEHLIEETGAKLRGMMPWISAGKMVDKEKN